AATCGTCTTAACCCATGCTCATCTTGATCATACTGGCTACATACCAGTGCTTGTTAAAAACGGATTTGAGGGCAAAGTATATTGCTCAAAAGGAACGTCTGCTGTAGCAGCAATTGTGCTTAGAGATAGCGGATCGGTGCATGAGCAAGATGCAAAAAAAACTCAATTACAACCTTTATACACGATTAAAGATGCCGAAAATGCGATCACCCTTTTTCAAACTATGGACTACGGAACTGTTTTTTCAGTTGGCTCTTTAAAAATCAAACTAATTCAATCATTTCACATCTTAGGATCATCATTTGTTGTGATATCTGACGGAAGCAAAACTTTAACATTTTCTGGTGACCTTGGACGCCCAAACCAACTTATAATGAAATCACCACCACACCTAAAAGAAACTGATTTTTTGGTCCTTGAGTCTACCTATGGAAATAAGGTTCATCCCAACACAGATCCTATCTCTGAGCTTGGCAAAATAATTAATCAAGCAATTTCAAAACAAGGAACTATTATAATTCCTGCTTTTGCGATAGAAAGGACACAAACAATTCTTTATTGCCTCTATCTTTTACGACAAAAAAATATTATCCCAAAAATTCCTATTTTTTTAGATAGCCCTATGGCGACAAGCATTACTAATTTGTTTGATGAGTTCACAGATGAACACACATTATCACCACAGCAATGCAAGGACGTTTTTAACATTGCCACCTACACTGCTACGACCAAGGACTCTGCTCATGTTGACCTGGTAACTGGTCCTAAAATAATTATTGCCGGAAGTGGTATGGCACACGGTGGAAGAGTATTGAACCACTTAACCCATTTTATTGCCAAAGCAACAACCACTATTATTTTCGTTGGTTTCCAAGCGGATGGAACAAATGGAAAAGCTTTAATTAATGGCGCAAATCAAATAAAAATAGATGAGCAATGGTACCCTGTCAACGCAACCGTCACATTAATAAATAGCTTTTCAGCACATGCAGACAGCAATGAGATTTTGCAGTGGGTTAGTTCCTTTGAAAAAAAGCCCAAAAAAATATTTTTAACCCATGGTGAACTAGCTGCCAGCGAGTCATTAAAACAAAAAATAGAAAAAGAACTAAATTTGTCTGTTGTTATTCCAAAAAAGCTCGAATCCTTTGATTTAAATTAGCTTTTCAACTGGTAAAAAAAGGCTTGTTGCGCTCGCAAACAAAAAAGGCAAAAAAGCCGCTCGCAAACAAAAAAGGCAAAAAAGCCCATACAAATAAGCTTTTTTGCCTTTTTTGCATTATTTGTTATACTTAAAAAGTAATCAAACATTAAAAATATCCTAAGGGGAATCATATCTATGACTAAAAATTTATACGCATGCTTTTTAGCAACTTTTATATTATCCACAAACTCCATTTTACCTGCAGAACCACAAAAAGACATGGCATACAATATGTCACAATCTGCTGTGCGTGGCGCAATGGAAGAAATAAGTCGTCAGCTTAACAACTCATCACCAGAAACAACAAAAAAAATCATCAGAGATTTACTAGCTGGTGGATTTTCGGCTATAAGTGATGCCCTAAAAGGCAAAGAGCTAAAAGAATTAAATAAAAACGCAATACCTGCAATCTCAGAGGCTATGGCTACGATTTCTAAGGGTATCCAATCTGGAACAGACGAAAGCGTCAAAATATTAAACAAAACAATGGCGGATGGTAGCAAGGAGTTTGGAATTGGATTAAATGATGTTGCTACAAATACTGGTAAACAAATGCAAGAAACGTTTAAAGAGGGAGGAGATCTTGATAAAGGGATTTCTCAAGGAGTAAGCATTTATACCAGAAATATAAACAGAGGAATTCAAAGCCTTGTTCATAACAATATGATGAAGGCTGGTGGAATTGCAGTTGCCACATCAACCACTCTTTTTATTGCTCAATATGGTATTCCATTAGCATTTAGAATGATTGAGCGTGCACTTTTAAAACCAAAACTTATCATTTCTTCATCTAAAAAAAGCCTGTATCAAAAATTATTTGGCCCTAAGGCTCAAGAAACTCCAATGATTTTTACACCATGGCTGCAAGATAGACTTGATAACATTATAAAAGTAACATCGACCATCAGCAAAAAAATCAAAGAAGGTAAGTCTAACGTTAAGTATAGAAACCTACTTCTTTACGGCGCTCCTGGAACAGGTAAAACATTATTTGCAACAGAACTTGCAAAGCGATCTGGTCTTGAATATGCATGCATGAGTGGTTCATCATTTTCTAAATTTAAAGATGGTGAAGGAATAGAAGCACTCGATGAACTATTTGCATGGGCAAATAAAAGCAAAAATGGACTACTCATCTTTATCGATGAAGCAGAAACATTCCTTTCGAAGCGTGAAAACATGGACCCTCAAAGTAAATCTT
This window of the Candidatus Dependentiae bacterium genome carries:
- a CDS encoding MBL fold metallo-hydrolase yields the protein MKITFFGATQEVTGSKYLVESENTKVLVDCGLYQGEDHIKKHNWDTFPVDAKTIDAIVLTHAHLDHTGYIPVLVKNGFEGKVYCSKGTSAVAAIVLRDSGSVHEQDAKKTQLQPLYTIKDAENAITLFQTMDYGTVFSVGSLKIKLIQSFHILGSSFVVISDGSKTLTFSGDLGRPNQLIMKSPPHLKETDFLVLESTYGNKVHPNTDPISELGKIINQAISKQGTIIIPAFAIERTQTILYCLYLLRQKNIIPKIPIFLDSPMATSITNLFDEFTDEHTLSPQQCKDVFNIATYTATTKDSAHVDLVTGPKIIIAGSGMAHGGRVLNHLTHFIAKATTTIIFVGFQADGTNGKALINGANQIKIDEQWYPVNATVTLINSFSAHADSNEILQWVSSFEKKPKKIFLTHGELAASESLKQKIEKELNLSVVIPKKLESFDLN
- a CDS encoding AAA family ATPase; this translates as MTKNLYACFLATFILSTNSILPAEPQKDMAYNMSQSAVRGAMEEISRQLNNSSPETTKKIIRDLLAGGFSAISDALKGKELKELNKNAIPAISEAMATISKGIQSGTDESVKILNKTMADGSKEFGIGLNDVATNTGKQMQETFKEGGDLDKGISQGVSIYTRNINRGIQSLVHNNMMKAGGIAVATSTTLFIAQYGIPLAFRMIERALLKPKLIISSSKKSLYQKLFGPKAQETPMIFTPWLQDRLDNIIKVTSTISKKIKEGKSNVKYRNLLLYGAPGTGKTLFATELAKRSGLEYACMSGSSFSKFKDGEGIEALDELFAWANKSKNGLLIFIDEAETFLSKRENMDPQSKSYLLLNNFLNYTGTRSNKFMIVFATNHKDVLDSAMDRRIDDLIEMPLPGLEERVRILNLYKDIILMDLKQNEPCFVQSVSSVLTQRTIEEMAIKTQGLSGGDLEGIINTIKTDADILDPAIVTHHLINTVIEQAMAKHKAFSKNRMSYLASTKNG